In Candidatus Planktophila sp., one genomic interval encodes:
- a CDS encoding FAD/NAD(P)-binding oxidoreductase: MKKLLVLGAGAAGTMVVNKLRKKLPNDAWEITVVDQETEHIYQPGLLLMPFGTYEPEQLIKKRQSFFPKGVNFIQAEIEKVDPTLNKTFLKDGREIGYDYLVIASGTTPRPDQTLGMSDPAIWYKSVFDFYTLAGSTALRDALKNFNGGRLVVHITEMPIKCPVAPLEFTFLANAYFEKRGIRDKVEIVFVTPLEGAFTKPVASKQLGMMLNDRKISLESDFVIEHIDVEAKTMVSMDEREIAFDLLVTVPLNMGADFIERSGLGDELNYVPVNKRNFLSDAYPNIFVLGDASNIPASKAGSVAHFAVDLFSENFVDYVNGRPMNHNFDGHANCFIESGNGKGLLIDFNYEVEPLTGKFPIPVIGPLALLKESRLNHIGKLAFRWIYWNILLKGRYLPIPALMSMAGKVQVTKNEKERLNANN; encoded by the coding sequence ATGAAAAAATTACTCGTCTTAGGTGCAGGCGCCGCTGGCACGATGGTCGTGAATAAACTTAGAAAAAAGCTTCCTAATGATGCATGGGAAATAACAGTAGTCGATCAAGAGACTGAACATATTTATCAGCCAGGGTTATTGTTAATGCCCTTTGGAACGTATGAACCTGAGCAGTTAATTAAAAAACGCCAAAGTTTCTTTCCTAAGGGTGTTAACTTTATTCAAGCCGAGATTGAAAAAGTTGATCCAACACTCAATAAAACCTTCTTGAAAGATGGACGTGAAATTGGGTATGACTACTTAGTAATTGCATCTGGTACGACTCCACGCCCGGATCAGACTCTTGGCATGAGTGATCCTGCCATTTGGTATAAGAGCGTTTTTGATTTCTATACATTGGCAGGCTCAACTGCGCTGCGTGACGCACTTAAGAATTTTAACGGTGGCCGCTTAGTTGTTCATATCACTGAGATGCCGATTAAGTGTCCAGTTGCTCCGCTAGAATTTACATTCCTCGCCAATGCATACTTTGAAAAGCGCGGAATCCGCGACAAGGTTGAGATTGTTTTTGTGACTCCTCTAGAAGGTGCATTCACGAAACCCGTTGCTTCTAAGCAGCTTGGGATGATGCTCAATGATCGTAAAATATCATTGGAGTCAGATTTTGTAATCGAGCATATTGATGTTGAAGCCAAGACGATGGTCTCAATGGATGAACGCGAGATTGCCTTTGATTTACTCGTAACTGTTCCGCTTAATATGGGTGCTGATTTTATTGAACGCTCTGGATTGGGCGATGAACTCAACTATGTTCCAGTTAATAAGCGTAATTTCCTTTCAGATGCATATCCCAATATCTTTGTTTTAGGTGATGCCTCCAATATTCCCGCATCTAAAGCTGGATCGGTAGCGCACTTTGCTGTCGACTTATTCTCAGAAAACTTTGTTGACTATGTCAATGGCCGCCCGATGAATCATAACTTCGATGGCCATGCCAACTGCTTTATAGAATCGGGAAACGGTAAAGGCTTATTAATTGACTTTAATTACGAGGTGGAACCCTTAACTGGAAAATTCCCAATCCCAGTGATTGGTCCATTAGCATTGCTGAAGGAGAGTCGCCTCAATCACATCGGGAAGTTAGCCTTCCGATGGATCTATTGGAACATTTTGCTCAAAGGTCGTTATCTACCAATTCCGGCACTGATGTCAATGGCTGGAAAAGTCCAAGTAACCAAAAATGAAAAGGAGAGATTAAATGCCAACAATTGA
- a CDS encoding TusE/DsrC/DsvC family sulfur relay protein produces MPTIEIAGKQVTVNDEGFMTVYDEWNDEIAKVLAAQVEIELTPRHWEVIHFLRDDFKKEGESSTSRHTQTVGGFPIKEQFELFPKKPAKKMSYIAGLPKPKGCV; encoded by the coding sequence ATGCCAACAATTGAAATTGCAGGCAAGCAAGTCACCGTCAACGATGAGGGTTTCATGACCGTCTATGACGAATGGAACGATGAAATTGCAAAAGTACTTGCTGCACAAGTAGAAATCGAATTAACTCCCCGCCATTGGGAGGTCATCCATTTTCTGCGAGATGACTTTAAAAAAGAGGGTGAATCATCCACATCTCGCCATACCCAAACTGTCGGTGGTTTTCCGATTAAAGAACAGTTTGAATTATTTCCAAAGAAACCTGCCAAGAAAATGTCTTACATAGCTGGACTTCCAAAGCCTAAGGGCTGCGTCTAA
- a CDS encoding DsrE/DsrF/DrsH-like family protein — translation MTTPAIVPNFGGEETDRKLAIICSKGNLDMAYPGLILGNAALGEGIETHIFFTFWGFDMIIKSRMNDLQFSPAGNTAMHLPGTNLHIPQAVMPAPGMTAMATKMLKKQLEDLHIPDVPDFLDQIVASGGHLWACRLSADMNKVSELDLRDDVEGIISASDFIEISANAQLLFI, via the coding sequence ATGACTACACCTGCAATTGTTCCAAATTTTGGCGGGGAAGAAACTGACCGCAAATTAGCAATTATCTGTTCAAAGGGAAATCTTGATATGGCATACCCAGGTTTGATTTTGGGCAATGCCGCCTTAGGCGAAGGTATTGAAACACATATCTTCTTTACTTTCTGGGGCTTTGACATGATTATTAAATCCCGTATGAACGATCTGCAATTCTCACCCGCTGGTAACACTGCAATGCATTTGCCAGGCACCAATCTACATATCCCTCAAGCTGTTATGCCGGCACCAGGTATGACTGCGATGGCAACCAAGATGTTGAAAAAACAGTTAGAAGATTTACATATCCCCGATGTCCCCGATTTCTTAGATCAAATTGTGGCATCCGGAGGGCATTTGTGGGCATGCCGTTTATCTGCCGATATGAACAAAGTGAGTGAACTTGATTTGCGCGATGACGTCGAAGGCATTATTAGTGCCTCAGATTTCATAGAGATATCAGCGAACGCTCAACTACTCTTTATTTAA
- a CDS encoding fructose bisphosphate aldolase codes for MNQLQVMRLGHGFIAALDQSGGSTPKALKLYGIEESSYSNEAEMFDLVHAMRSRIIKSPVFTSDRILGVILFEMTMNREIDGMGAAEFLWNRKGIVPFLKIDSGLLEVVNGVQLMKPIPQLSQRLKHAKSHQVFGTKMRSVIKLAHRQGIESCLKQQFEIAAEVLDEYLIPIIEPEVDIWSPEKAEAETILKDSLISELDSLTGEQSVMLKLTLPSINGFYSDLVSHPRVLRVVALSGGYSRLKANELLAHNHGLVASFSRALTEGLNIHQSESEFDSVLDESIQSIFDASTIKVNA; via the coding sequence GTGAATCAATTACAGGTAATGCGCTTAGGTCACGGTTTCATTGCAGCCTTGGATCAAAGTGGCGGGAGTACTCCTAAGGCGTTAAAACTTTATGGTATTGAGGAGAGTTCCTACTCAAACGAAGCGGAAATGTTTGACCTCGTTCATGCGATGCGCTCCCGAATTATCAAAAGCCCAGTTTTTACCAGTGATCGAATTCTTGGTGTCATTCTCTTTGAAATGACCATGAATAGAGAAATCGATGGAATGGGGGCTGCCGAATTCCTATGGAATCGGAAAGGAATCGTTCCCTTTCTCAAAATTGATAGTGGACTTCTTGAAGTGGTGAATGGCGTTCAGTTAATGAAACCAATCCCACAATTAAGTCAAAGGCTCAAACATGCTAAATCCCATCAGGTCTTTGGGACGAAGATGCGCTCAGTAATCAAATTGGCACATAGGCAAGGTATTGAATCCTGCTTAAAACAACAGTTTGAAATTGCTGCCGAGGTTCTTGATGAATATCTAATACCAATCATCGAGCCAGAGGTAGATATCTGGAGCCCGGAAAAAGCTGAAGCAGAAACCATTCTTAAGGATTCTTTGATATCTGAACTAGATTCACTTACTGGGGAACAAAGTGTGATGCTTAAGTTAACGCTTCCTAGCATAAATGGCTTTTACTCGGATTTGGTATCGCACCCACGCGTTCTAAGAGTCGTAGCCCTTTCTGGAGGGTATTCGCGCTTGAAAGCAAACGAGCTATTAGCCCACAATCATGGCCTGGTGGCCAGTTTTTCTCGGGCTTTGACTGAGGGTTTAAACATTCACCAAAGTGAAAGTGAATTCGACTCAGTTCTCGATGAATCTATTCAAAGCATATTTGACGCCTCAACAATTAAAGTTAATGCATGA
- a CDS encoding ATP-binding protein, translating into MNVKSHTLLIDTPPDTLDAVHNLLQAIWVNSPEVDIQDQMRFETALIELASNIFRHAGDGSGVSCSLSVHISSDKIEASLRDTGQPGDIEIVDVEMPDVLAESGRGLALINALVDEFTYERIDDHNVWHIAKKTSKS; encoded by the coding sequence ATGAATGTAAAATCGCACACACTCTTAATCGATACTCCTCCAGATACTTTGGATGCGGTTCACAACCTTCTGCAAGCCATTTGGGTTAATTCTCCTGAAGTTGACATCCAAGATCAAATGAGATTTGAGACTGCCCTCATTGAATTGGCTTCGAATATCTTCCGCCACGCAGGTGATGGAAGTGGCGTCTCATGTTCGCTTTCGGTGCACATTTCAAGCGACAAGATAGAAGCAAGTCTGCGTGACACTGGACAACCCGGCGATATAGAAATAGTCGATGTCGAGATGCCAGATGTTCTCGCCGAGAGCGGAAGAGGACTTGCTCTTATTAATGCTCTAGTCGATGAATTCACGTATGAGCGGATTGACGACCATAATGTGTGGCACATTGCAAAAAAGACATCTAAGTCATGA
- a CDS encoding STAS domain-containing protein, translating to MEITHKAISDGVVVVTPVGKLNMVHAHRLREEVDVILAKGQNRIVVDLTNVEFLDSSGLGALIGCLKAARQANGDLRIASPTEQVKLVLQLTNLDRVLTPYTNVESAYVIE from the coding sequence ATGGAAATAACACATAAGGCTATTTCAGATGGAGTAGTCGTAGTAACTCCTGTTGGGAAGTTGAACATGGTTCATGCCCACCGTCTGCGAGAAGAAGTTGATGTAATTTTGGCCAAGGGTCAAAATCGCATAGTCGTAGATCTAACCAATGTCGAATTCTTAGATTCTTCTGGTTTGGGTGCTCTAATCGGCTGCCTTAAAGCTGCGCGCCAAGCGAATGGAGATTTACGAATCGCATCTCCCACGGAGCAGGTCAAATTGGTATTGCAACTTACTAATTTGGATCGCGTCCTGACTCCATACACAAATGTAGAAAGCGCGTATGTGATCGAATGA
- a CDS encoding glycosyltransferase: protein MNRMLALRISIVASALLGTTYVTWRWLFSLNMSAWWIAVPLVICETYSIIDSLFFSMTVWRAKTRPAPPAAPIDLTVDVFITTYNEPIEMVMNTAIAAQKIRYPHKTWILDDGAREELLHQTQALGIGYVSRGAEWKNRPRHAKAGNVNNALMQTSGEFILILDADQVPAPEILNHTLGYFLDDRVALVQTPQTFGNVSISDPLGSQAPLFYGPIQQGKDGWGAAYFCGSNAVLRREALMQLGVKRYVIELEAAIQRSLNDSGKIIKAAKKKLTRSDEQLRQALDQILGAVVEAQENISNGKTLGEATFILRDRVEYISHALVFADLDQIKRDLDIIGIEQSSDANWAAEWIDDLENTLDGLPAEALSPLAALSTVMELLKSLDVDRSHEAIPIMPIATISITEDMATSMRLHGMKWKSVYHHETLAIGLAPEDMSSMLTQRLRWAQGTMQVFLKENPIFQKGMSVPQRLMYFSTMWSYFSGFAALFYFAAPIIFLCFGILPVRTDPVEFFLRFIPFMIANQLIFLFASRGISTWRGQQYSYALFPVWIKATTSAFANVYFKRPMTFVVTPKTRNENSPNWKLIYPQLVFIAAFVISLFVGTARYATGRAPLLATVINVIWVLFDLSLLRVLFPAILYRGSDSQKEGSHGNNT from the coding sequence ATGAATCGAATGTTGGCGCTCCGAATCTCCATTGTCGCGTCGGCACTCCTTGGAACCACATACGTCACATGGAGATGGCTATTTTCTCTGAATATGAGCGCTTGGTGGATTGCGGTTCCGCTCGTCATCTGTGAGACATACAGCATCATTGATTCACTATTTTTCAGTATGACTGTATGGCGTGCAAAAACGAGACCTGCGCCGCCAGCGGCACCCATCGACCTTACTGTCGATGTATTCATTACCACATACAACGAGCCGATCGAAATGGTCATGAATACCGCCATCGCAGCTCAAAAAATTCGATATCCGCATAAAACTTGGATCTTGGATGACGGTGCACGTGAGGAGTTGCTCCATCAAACGCAGGCCCTAGGCATTGGCTATGTCTCTCGCGGCGCCGAATGGAAAAATCGCCCGCGGCATGCAAAAGCTGGCAATGTAAATAATGCGTTGATGCAAACAAGTGGTGAATTCATTCTTATCTTGGACGCCGATCAAGTTCCAGCACCTGAAATCCTCAATCACACTTTGGGCTACTTTCTTGATGATCGTGTAGCACTAGTCCAAACTCCACAAACTTTCGGCAATGTTTCAATCTCAGATCCTCTGGGCAGTCAGGCGCCTCTTTTTTATGGTCCTATTCAACAAGGTAAAGATGGTTGGGGTGCTGCCTACTTCTGCGGCTCAAATGCCGTTCTGCGGCGAGAAGCTCTCATGCAACTTGGAGTCAAAAGGTATGTCATCGAGTTGGAAGCTGCCATACAGAGGTCTCTCAACGATTCGGGGAAAATAATAAAGGCAGCGAAGAAAAAACTAACTCGATCTGATGAACAACTTCGCCAGGCGCTAGATCAAATTCTCGGAGCCGTAGTTGAAGCGCAAGAAAATATCAGCAATGGAAAAACTCTTGGAGAGGCAACTTTTATTCTGCGTGATCGAGTTGAATATATTTCTCATGCACTGGTCTTCGCCGACTTAGACCAGATCAAGCGCGACTTAGACATAATTGGAATTGAACAAAGTAGCGATGCAAACTGGGCCGCAGAGTGGATCGATGACTTAGAAAATACTCTCGATGGACTGCCAGCAGAAGCTTTGAGCCCACTCGCTGCTCTAAGTACCGTCATGGAGCTACTCAAGTCATTAGATGTTGACAGATCACACGAAGCGATTCCAATTATGCCAATTGCCACAATCTCCATTACCGAAGATATGGCGACTAGCATGCGCCTTCATGGAATGAAGTGGAAGAGCGTGTATCACCATGAGACTCTGGCGATTGGATTAGCTCCCGAAGACATGAGTTCGATGCTTACGCAAAGACTCCGATGGGCGCAGGGAACTATGCAAGTTTTCCTGAAAGAAAATCCAATTTTTCAAAAGGGTATGTCGGTGCCTCAAAGACTTATGTATTTTTCTACGATGTGGAGCTACTTCAGTGGATTTGCGGCTCTTTTCTACTTTGCCGCCCCAATCATTTTTCTATGTTTCGGCATACTGCCAGTTCGCACAGATCCGGTGGAATTCTTTTTACGATTTATCCCGTTCATGATTGCCAACCAACTGATTTTTCTCTTCGCCAGCCGTGGCATTTCAACGTGGAGAGGGCAGCAGTACAGCTATGCGTTATTCCCAGTGTGGATAAAAGCAACTACTTCCGCGTTCGCGAATGTTTACTTCAAAAGACCCATGACCTTCGTGGTTACTCCAAAAACTCGGAACGAAAACTCACCAAACTGGAAACTTATCTACCCGCAACTTGTATTTATTGCAGCATTCGTGATTTCTCTATTCGTAGGTACTGCACGATATGCCACAGGTCGAGCACCACTCCTGGCTACTGTCATTAACGTCATATGGGTACTATTCGACTTATCGTTACTCAGGGTCCTATTCCCGGCCATTTTGTACAGAGGTTCCGATTCGCAAAAGGAAGGTAGTCATGGAAATAACACATAA
- a CDS encoding UTP--glucose-1-phosphate uridylyltransferase has product MHIRKAVIPAAGRGTRLERITLVNAKELIPLVDRPAIDWIVKEATSAGIEELCIVTSANKLAALYAHTEDLPIQVTYLIQSKPKGLGHAVQVARDWCEDDAFALLLPDDLVMGDPILTRLVQHVASTGKSTLALTEVPQEKAHLYGVAAGMNEGGVVQISDLVEKPPSGTEPSNLSVTGRYVLTPELWPFLEKVQPGAGGEIQLTDALRGLAHQGKLSGLITQGMRHDLGSAESWLKANIAYGAEVYGKDWLDDFHALINKSS; this is encoded by the coding sequence ATGCATATACGGAAAGCGGTCATTCCAGCAGCCGGTCGTGGAACTCGACTGGAGCGCATCACTTTAGTAAATGCGAAGGAGCTCATTCCCCTCGTAGATCGTCCCGCAATTGATTGGATTGTTAAAGAAGCGACGTCGGCCGGTATCGAAGAACTATGTATTGTCACGAGCGCTAACAAACTTGCCGCGCTGTATGCCCACACCGAAGATCTTCCGATTCAGGTCACGTATTTAATTCAATCAAAACCCAAGGGCTTAGGTCATGCTGTGCAAGTTGCGCGTGATTGGTGTGAGGATGACGCCTTTGCGCTCTTACTTCCAGATGATCTTGTGATGGGCGATCCAATATTGACTCGATTGGTTCAACACGTTGCAAGCACAGGCAAGTCCACTTTGGCTCTTACTGAAGTACCCCAGGAAAAGGCACATTTATATGGAGTGGCAGCGGGTATGAACGAAGGCGGTGTTGTCCAAATTTCAGATCTCGTTGAAAAACCACCGAGCGGAACGGAACCTTCAAATCTCTCTGTCACCGGTCGGTACGTACTTACTCCAGAGCTATGGCCGTTTTTGGAGAAAGTTCAGCCAGGAGCAGGCGGAGAAATCCAGTTGACTGATGCTCTACGTGGATTGGCTCATCAAGGCAAACTCTCAGGCCTAATTACTCAAGGAATGCGTCATGACTTAGGGTCTGCCGAATCATGGCTGAAAGCAAACATCGCATATGGCGCAGAGGTTTACGGAAAAGATTGGTTGGACGATTTTCACGCGTTGATAAATAAAAGCTCTTAA
- a CDS encoding M23 family metallopeptidase has protein sequence MGGLVISQTVNAVAAPIYVFPVAGCAVNYARAHHDYAATDILAKAGCKFVAPINGVIDEVNRVDRWSGKSNLGIDRGGLYVSIIGEDGVRYYGSHLRSIHASIEPGVVVVAGRRLGSIGATGSARGTSPHLHFGISWPTAADTWWVRRGEVMPWKYLDAWKKGRDLSPVKEVDSRKLKVGEIPPVPK, from the coding sequence TTGGGCGGCCTCGTAATATCTCAAACAGTGAACGCCGTAGCTGCTCCAATCTATGTTTTCCCCGTCGCTGGTTGCGCGGTTAACTACGCGCGCGCCCACCATGATTACGCCGCCACAGATATTTTGGCAAAGGCAGGGTGCAAGTTTGTCGCTCCGATTAATGGTGTTATTGATGAGGTAAATCGAGTCGATCGGTGGAGTGGCAAGTCGAATCTAGGTATAGATCGTGGCGGACTATATGTTTCTATCATTGGCGAAGATGGCGTGCGTTACTACGGCTCTCATCTGCGTTCCATACATGCCAGCATTGAGCCAGGGGTAGTAGTGGTTGCAGGCCGTCGGCTGGGGAGTATCGGGGCGACCGGTAGCGCTCGCGGAACTTCGCCGCACTTACACTTTGGAATCTCGTGGCCGACTGCCGCTGATACATGGTGGGTGCGTCGTGGAGAGGTTATGCCCTGGAAATATTTAGATGCCTGGAAAAAAGGCAGAGATTTATCGCCTGTAAAAGAGGTTGACTCTAGAAAATTAAAAGTTGGTGAGATTCCACCGGTTCCGAAGTAG
- a CDS encoding cold-shock protein, producing MATGTVKWFNSEKGFGFIAVDGGGQDVFVHYSAIQGNGYKSLEEGQAVSFEVVQGPKGPQADAVNPA from the coding sequence ATGGCAACAGGCACAGTTAAGTGGTTCAACTCTGAAAAGGGTTTTGGTTTCATTGCAGTTGATGGTGGCGGACAAGATGTATTCGTTCACTACTCAGCAATTCAAGGAAACGGTTACAAGTCTCTTGAAGAGGGTCAGGCAGTTTCATTTGAGGTCGTACAGGGTCCAAAGGGTCCTCAGGCCGATGCAGTAAACCCTGCCTAA
- a CDS encoding DUF3145 family protein, whose amino-acid sequence MQRLTRTSKALAVRGQLTIHSAPSALRSHIDWALAELLGSTLAPHWTPQILKAGTFKSVIAWRDREGVAAAIASALRSWHYIYFEVIEDTNDGGELFRFTPDLGIHRALTDLTGAVVMSENQINSVLANSFDEESIRAGLALIIGNDWEIELERFRGVNHQELSHLRAI is encoded by the coding sequence ATGCAACGATTAACTCGCACCTCGAAGGCTTTAGCCGTCAGGGGTCAACTAACCATTCACAGCGCACCTTCAGCGCTGCGCAGCCATATTGATTGGGCATTGGCAGAGCTGCTTGGTAGCACCCTCGCCCCTCACTGGACACCGCAAATACTCAAAGCCGGAACTTTCAAATCAGTTATCGCATGGCGAGATCGTGAAGGTGTCGCGGCGGCGATTGCAAGTGCGCTTCGAAGTTGGCACTACATTTACTTTGAAGTTATTGAGGACACTAACGATGGGGGAGAGCTCTTTCGATTTACTCCTGATCTAGGAATTCATCGAGCATTGACCGACTTAACTGGCGCTGTTGTCATGAGTGAAAATCAAATTAATTCAGTTTTAGCCAATAGTTTTGATGAAGAGTCAATTCGTGCTGGATTAGCTTTAATTATTGGAAATGACTGGGAAATTGAACTTGAACGCTTTCGTGGGGTCAATCACCAGGAGCTTTCCCACCTTCGCGCAATTTAA
- a CDS encoding SIMPL domain-containing protein (The SIMPL domain is named for its presence in mouse protein SIMPL (signalling molecule that associates with mouse pelle-like kinase). Bacterial member BP26, from Brucella, was shown to assemble into a channel-like structure, while YggE from E. coli has been associated with resistance to oxidative stress.), with the protein MSQLHESPIITVERRKAVTIIISAVIVALALGVGLTKVGSGFASRSSDGITVTGSAKTSATADNAVWTLSVSLSSPAVSTAVRKVDADVAALSKYLTKGGIPADALTLGAVSTYANEEYVNGNSTGRILSYRANRDVTVRTKDVSLVSKLSQGIGALLETGINVNNYGPQYYISNLPDLRPALMSDAMKDAKVRALALTKAVGSDLGSLVNVKAGPIQITTPDSTMTADYGAYDTSTIEKTVTATVSVTFKTN; encoded by the coding sequence ATGAGCCAACTACATGAATCTCCCATCATCACCGTTGAACGTCGCAAAGCGGTAACAATTATTATCTCAGCAGTCATCGTTGCATTAGCTCTCGGTGTTGGTTTAACCAAAGTTGGTTCGGGTTTTGCATCACGAAGTAGCGATGGAATAACCGTTACAGGTTCGGCAAAGACTAGTGCCACTGCAGATAATGCCGTGTGGACGCTTTCAGTAAGTCTTTCATCACCAGCAGTAAGTACGGCCGTTAGAAAAGTCGATGCCGATGTTGCTGCCTTATCTAAGTATTTGACTAAAGGTGGAATTCCCGCCGACGCATTAACTCTGGGTGCGGTATCAACCTATGCCAACGAAGAGTATGTCAATGGAAATTCAACTGGAAGGATCCTTTCATATCGCGCAAATCGCGATGTCACGGTACGTACTAAAGATGTTTCATTAGTATCAAAGCTAAGTCAGGGAATCGGCGCGCTCCTTGAAACCGGAATCAACGTTAATAACTACGGACCTCAGTACTACATCTCTAACTTGCCGGATCTTCGCCCAGCATTGATGAGCGATGCTATGAAGGATGCCAAAGTACGTGCGCTAGCGTTGACTAAGGCCGTTGGCAGTGATCTTGGCTCACTCGTCAATGTCAAGGCCGGACCAATTCAAATCACAACACCTGATTCAACTATGACTGCAGATTATGGTGCTTACGACACGAGCACAATTGAGAAAACAGTTACTGCAACGGTTTCGGTAACATTTAAAACTAACTAA
- a CDS encoding ABC transporter ATP-binding protein: protein MISAISITDLTVIRGRTRILSEFNLEVESGAILGLLGPSGSGKTTIMRSVAGLQRLTGGSIKVLGNPAGDKSLRSRISYSTQDASIYRDLTCSENVDYFAALQGRASSSTDEILELVDLSRNRKQIAATLSGGERARLALATALVGRPEILILDEPTVGLDPLLRRDLWSLFHRFTDEGKTLLVSSHMMEEADHCDELVLLRDGAILAKGTPRELRTQTGVENMDAVFISLVEKP from the coding sequence ATGATATCGGCGATTTCGATAACAGATTTAACTGTTATTCGTGGTCGTACGAGAATTTTGAGTGAGTTCAATTTAGAGGTCGAATCTGGAGCGATTCTTGGCCTACTTGGACCAAGCGGCAGTGGCAAGACAACTATTATGCGCAGTGTTGCAGGCCTGCAAAGGTTAACGGGCGGTTCAATTAAAGTTCTTGGAAACCCGGCTGGGGATAAATCTCTACGAAGTCGAATCAGTTACTCGACACAGGATGCAAGCATCTATCGAGACTTAACATGCAGTGAAAACGTCGATTATTTTGCCGCGCTTCAAGGGCGTGCGAGCTCTTCTACGGATGAGATTCTCGAGCTAGTTGATTTAAGTAGAAATCGTAAACAAATTGCCGCAACATTGTCGGGTGGAGAAAGAGCGCGTCTTGCTTTAGCAACTGCGTTAGTGGGAAGACCAGAGATTTTGATTTTGGATGAGCCAACGGTGGGATTAGACCCATTGTTGCGCCGAGATTTATGGAGTTTATTTCATCGTTTTACCGATGAGGGCAAAACTTTGTTGGTGAGTAGTCACATGATGGAAGAGGCCGATCATTGTGATGAGCTGGTTCTTTTACGTGATGGCGCGATTTTAGCCAAAGGGACGCCTCGCGAACTTCGCACCCAAACGGGAGTAGAAAATATGGATGCCGTCTTTATCTCATTGGTGGAAAAGCCATGA